From the genome of Scytonema hofmannii PCC 7110, one region includes:
- a CDS encoding ATP-binding protein has translation MVRTQTRSFPDELLLQSNETKTNYFKNITIPHKRLKEALDVLLINILEPADTLVFLVFGVTGVGKTTLRLRLEKMLLSEFLPSLRQNPGQIAVAGIEAIPASGGKFSYKDYYTRVLEALNEVLIEYKVDYGFTGDEGNDLGLLNRAYRQDAFALRRAMEKVFRHRQLKAFTVDEAQHLLMMAGGHQMLQQMNWIKSIANLTGTVHILFGTYELLNCPTLNGQVGRRSEDIHLSPYQADNPEDMTEFLRVIRTFQHHIPLAQEPKLEQHYEYLFSGSVGCVGLLKNWLTRSLRVALAEEARTLNTKHLKVGAFSASRINKIKEEAEQGFRRFREETSFVEQQYLTEYGTKMRVGNRVSKKGRVGQRKPKRDTVGVNPDDI, from the coding sequence ATGGTGAGAACACAGACACGCTCTTTTCCAGATGAACTCCTCTTACAGTCGAACGAAACCAAGACTAATTACTTCAAAAATATTACTATTCCCCATAAACGACTCAAAGAAGCTTTGGATGTTTTATTAATTAATATTCTAGAGCCAGCCGACACATTAGTCTTTTTAGTTTTTGGTGTGACTGGCGTAGGAAAAACAACGTTACGCTTACGTCTTGAAAAGATGCTCCTCTCGGAATTCCTCCCTTCATTACGCCAAAACCCCGGTCAAATTGCTGTTGCAGGTATTGAAGCTATTCCTGCATCTGGTGGGAAGTTTAGTTATAAGGATTATTACACTCGTGTCCTAGAAGCTCTCAATGAAGTTTTGATTGAATACAAAGTTGATTATGGATTTACTGGAGATGAGGGAAATGATTTGGGCTTGCTAAATCGGGCTTATCGCCAAGATGCATTTGCATTACGCCGAGCAATGGAAAAAGTATTTCGTCACCGTCAGCTCAAAGCTTTTACTGTAGACGAGGCGCAGCATTTATTGATGATGGCTGGTGGACACCAAATGTTACAGCAAATGAACTGGATTAAGTCCATTGCTAATCTTACTGGTACAGTGCATATCCTATTTGGCACTTATGAACTGCTTAACTGTCCTACTCTGAATGGACAGGTAGGACGACGTAGCGAGGATATCCACCTCTCACCTTATCAAGCTGATAACCCAGAAGATATGACTGAATTTCTCAGAGTTATTAGAACTTTTCAACACCATATTCCCCTTGCACAAGAACCAAAATTAGAACAACACTACGAGTATCTTTTTTCTGGCTCAGTTGGCTGTGTGGGACTCTTGAAGAATTGGTTGACTCGCTCTCTGAGGGTCGCTTTAGCAGAAGAAGCTCGTACTCTCAATACTAAACATCTTAAAGTAGGTGCTTTTTCTGCATCCCGTATCAACAAAATTAAGGAAGAAGCAGAACAGGGATTTAGACGCTTCCGAGAAGAAACAAGTTTTGTTGAGCAGCAATATTTAACAGAATACGGCACAAAAATGCGAGTCGGAAATCGTGTATCTAAAAAAGGTCGTGTTGGACAAAGAAAACCCAAACGAGATACTGTAGGGGTGAATCCAGATGATATTTAA
- a CDS encoding TniQ family protein: MIFNTALNDELWIQETQFIPSPSRLFHLEPIGIGTSYVESLTSYVARLAEAHSVPSGTLLAREVRPLVRHDNATNSLNSSSTVALYGQASVKALNGTQSGAKQLVKALEALTKRTDLQFLTMLPWAQVFPVLGLLKDFHAWCPYCYQEWLNNKQVIYSPLLWALKAVKICPNHLQFLESKCPHCEQEFLPLWHNSRPGFCLKCGRWLGIKPEMNDQHKHLFEETTNSQQEIWKVQTLGELIQLAPEFSHPPLRETIKTMLKAYVHQYTQGNVSAFGRWLGLSRYEILHWYSGVAIPNLDKLLKICYILETTLVNFLQLKLVPISPNKLASLEANEPIKLTQPALVTSKNTPKPEQVIQAMQLALEEEPPPSLTQLAVRLGFKTYSSLTAISKSLSASIAARYTEYQQQLRHSQIRDLLELSLFGSESPPPSLRKIALRTGIGLATFYHYCPTLCHAISLRYKDYRKFLHKLSIQQGCREVRQLAPVLHAQGITPTAKNLRKFMQNPSSLWHSEVIEVLKQVRRNLE; this comes from the coding sequence ATGATATTTAACACAGCACTTAACGATGAATTATGGATTCAAGAAACACAATTTATCCCCAGCCCTAGCCGTTTGTTTCATCTAGAACCAATTGGTATAGGCACAAGTTATGTTGAGAGTCTGACTAGTTATGTTGCTCGTCTAGCCGAAGCTCACAGTGTACCAAGTGGAACTTTATTAGCTAGAGAGGTAAGACCACTAGTCAGACATGACAATGCTACCAATTCCTTGAATTCCTCAAGCACAGTAGCTTTGTATGGGCAAGCTTCTGTAAAAGCTTTAAACGGAACTCAAAGTGGAGCCAAACAACTTGTTAAAGCTCTCGAAGCACTTACAAAACGCACTGACTTACAGTTTTTGACAATGCTACCTTGGGCACAAGTCTTTCCTGTTTTGGGGTTGCTCAAAGATTTTCATGCTTGGTGTCCTTATTGCTATCAAGAGTGGTTGAACAATAAACAGGTCATTTATTCACCTCTACTGTGGGCTTTGAAAGCTGTCAAAATTTGTCCAAATCATCTTCAATTTTTAGAATCTAAATGTCCCCACTGTGAACAAGAATTTTTACCTCTATGGCACAATTCCCGACCTGGATTTTGCTTAAAGTGTGGTCGCTGGTTAGGAATTAAGCCGGAAATGAACGACCAACACAAGCACTTGTTTGAGGAGACAACCAACTCCCAACAAGAAATTTGGAAAGTTCAGACTTTAGGAGAATTAATTCAATTAGCTCCTGAGTTTTCCCATCCACCTTTGAGAGAGACTATTAAAACAATGCTCAAGGCTTATGTACATCAATATACTCAGGGCAATGTTTCCGCTTTTGGTCGTTGGTTGGGACTATCGAGATATGAAATCCTACATTGGTATTCAGGTGTAGCCATCCCCAATTTGGATAAACTCCTAAAAATTTGTTACATATTGGAAACAACTCTTGTCAATTTTCTCCAGCTTAAACTAGTACCGATTTCTCCTAATAAACTAGCTTCTTTAGAAGCTAATGAGCCGATAAAATTAACACAACCTGCTCTAGTTACTTCTAAAAATACTCCCAAGCCCGAACAAGTTATTCAAGCGATGCAACTAGCTTTAGAAGAGGAACCACCTCCTTCTTTAACTCAGTTAGCTGTTCGTTTAGGATTCAAAACTTATAGTAGTTTAACCGCCATTTCAAAATCTTTATCAGCATCTATTGCTGCTAGATATACTGAATATCAGCAACAGTTAAGGCACTCACAGATCCGCGATTTACTCGAATTGTCTCTTTTTGGCTCGGAGTCTCCACCACCTTCTCTGAGAAAAATAGCTCTTAGGACTGGGATTGGTCTGGCAACTTTTTACCACTATTGCCCTACTTTGTGCCATGCTATTTCTTTGCGCTACAAAGATTACCGAAAATTTCTTCATAAACTATCAATTCAGCAGGGTTGTCGAGAAGTCAGGCAACTAGCTCCAGTGCTTCATGCACAAGGCATTACTCCCACTGCTAAAAATCTGCGAAAATTTATGCAGAATCCCTCTTCATTGTGGCACTCTGAAGTCATTGAGGTTTTAAAACAGGTAAGACGCAATCTTGAATAG
- a CDS encoding dynamin family protein gives MQPQQQEDYQQLADTLKSASALLNLDPKSQLYQDTIAICNHLTHPNFRIAVFGPFNHGKSTLINAMLGDRALPIDLIPTTGAAIIVRYGTSLRTRIMLTDGTEVYRNGTEVLKQFAVLDNDRRMRSDVASVEVFCPHPFLDTGVEFLDLPGTNDREEQDNLVRQQLLGADLVVQLLDARKLMTLGEREHLRDWLLERGIKTVIFVANFINLLEPEDQKQVQNRLRFVAESFRSELPPGFSNLYRVDALPALRARLKGDVAAASSSGLVAFESALQSIVSTFQQNSQKVRLPRVESIAVKIQQSLQAKITPLQNEIKAFDEKQNAKHDIKIRAEQLIKQGFSVSLSKLRGWLALSNLQDKYQADAAVALAQNSFKTWEKDHLQKDLKELQQDIVKWLYQAYEFFQEERPEDLFIPLPDEPKVILPSQPGSSDGLSEPGSIAVGGGIGWLLGGPIGAAVVGSISYLVNKKIQQDGEKTTKESYHQQVAKLCLDAVDNYLICLSDRGLSILSDCDKKSEKVICFLENKEQEPLDMIPKRQELWQLQNGLYQLYQQLEKTLKIPIPAEVKVEAEMPKPKDVRSVYRQSGKGVKEEVGTKGQGDKGDKGNTSQIPSPPPPNMKDVEAKFRAWEIDEEIAQMKANTGSSSSQASQQQRSTQSNKVPNQPSAQTKKEKIQSAYTILGLQAGASQSEVKQAYRTLVKKWHPDLFVNKPQQQKQAQEKMRLINEAYALLDV, from the coding sequence ATGCAACCACAGCAACAAGAAGATTACCAACAACTAGCAGATACTTTAAAATCGGCATCTGCTTTGCTCAATTTAGATCCTAAATCACAACTGTATCAAGATACGATCGCTATCTGCAATCACCTCACTCATCCCAACTTTCGGATTGCAGTCTTTGGTCCGTTTAATCATGGTAAGTCTACCCTAATCAATGCCATGTTGGGCGATCGCGCATTACCAATAGATTTGATTCCCACAACTGGGGCTGCAATTATTGTTAGGTATGGAACTAGCCTCAGAACTCGGATTATGCTAACAGATGGGACAGAAGTTTATCGTAATGGAACCGAAGTTTTAAAGCAATTTGCCGTTTTAGATAATGACCGGCGGATGCGAAGCGATGTTGCATCTGTAGAAGTTTTTTGTCCTCACCCCTTTTTAGACACTGGTGTAGAATTCTTGGATTTACCAGGAACAAATGACAGAGAAGAACAAGATAATTTAGTCCGCCAACAACTTTTGGGTGCAGATTTAGTTGTACAACTTCTTGATGCTCGTAAGTTAATGACTTTAGGCGAGCGAGAACACTTGCGGGACTGGTTATTAGAACGGGGTATTAAAACAGTTATTTTTGTTGCTAATTTTATTAACTTACTGGAGCCAGAAGACCAAAAACAAGTCCAAAATCGTTTGCGGTTTGTCGCTGAAAGTTTTCGATCTGAATTACCACCTGGTTTTAGCAATTTATATCGTGTTGATGCTTTACCTGCGTTAAGAGCAAGGCTGAAAGGTGATGTCGCAGCAGCAAGTAGTAGCGGTTTAGTTGCTTTTGAATCTGCTTTGCAAAGTATTGTGTCAACATTTCAACAAAATAGTCAAAAGGTGCGTTTACCAAGGGTTGAATCTATAGCTGTCAAAATTCAACAATCGTTACAAGCTAAAATAACTCCCTTGCAAAATGAAATCAAAGCATTTGATGAGAAACAAAACGCTAAACATGATATAAAAATCCGTGCAGAACAACTCATCAAACAAGGCTTCTCTGTTAGTCTCTCTAAGTTACGCGGTTGGTTGGCTTTATCCAATTTACAAGATAAGTATCAAGCGGATGCAGCCGTGGCTCTAGCACAAAATAGTTTTAAAACTTGGGAGAAAGATCATCTTCAAAAGGATTTAAAAGAGTTACAGCAAGATATAGTGAAATGGCTGTACCAAGCATACGAATTTTTTCAAGAAGAACGCCCAGAGGATTTATTCATTCCCTTACCCGATGAGCCAAAAGTCATTTTACCTTCTCAGCCAGGTAGCTCTGATGGTTTGAGTGAACCTGGTTCCATAGCAGTTGGAGGTGGTATCGGTTGGTTGTTAGGCGGTCCTATAGGCGCTGCTGTTGTTGGCAGTATTTCTTATTTAGTGAATAAGAAAATACAACAAGATGGGGAAAAAACAACAAAAGAATCTTATCATCAACAGGTAGCTAAACTTTGTTTGGATGCTGTTGATAATTATTTAATTTGTCTTAGCGATCGCGGATTATCTATCTTAAGTGATTGTGATAAAAAATCTGAAAAAGTCATTTGTTTTTTAGAAAATAAAGAACAAGAGCCTTTAGATATGATTCCAAAGCGTCAGGAATTATGGCAGCTACAAAATGGTTTATATCAATTGTATCAACAGTTAGAAAAAACTTTGAAAATTCCCATTCCTGCTGAGGTGAAGGTGGAAGCGGAAATGCCTAAACCTAAAGACGTGCGATCGGTGTACCGTCAATCAGGTAAGGGGGTGAAGGAGGAAGTAGGGACAAAAGGACAGGGAGATAAGGGAGACAAGGGGAATACTTCCCAAATTCCATCACCTCCACCTCCTAATATGAAAGATGTAGAAGCAAAATTCCGTGCTTGGGAAATTGATGAAGAAATAGCACAGATGAAAGCGAACACGGGTTCATCTAGTTCTCAAGCGAGTCAGCAACAGAGATCGACTCAAAGTAACAAAGTACCAAATCAACCATCAGCACAGACGAAGAAAGAAAAAATTCAGAGTGCTTATACTATTTTGGGTTTGCAAGCCGGTGCTTCACAGTCTGAAGTGAAACAGGCGTATCGAACTTTGGTGAAAAAATGGCATCCCGATCTGTTTGTCAATAAGCCACAACAGCAAAAACAGGCTCAAGAGAAAATGCGGTTAATTAACGAGGCTTACGCGCTGTTAGACGTTTAA
- a CDS encoding dynamin family protein: protein MVTQAGTDRFLNDLERVVQVRSEVAVALNKIADTIDKAEVAGDTTSGKLSLERDIEDIKVASKNLRTGVFRLLVLGDMKRGKSTLLNALLGENLLPSDVNPCTAVLTVLRYGSEKKVTVHYNDGKSPQQLDFQNFKFKYTIDPQEAKKLEQEKKQAFPDVDYAVVEYPLPLLSKGIEIVDSPGLNDTEARNELSLGYVNNCHAILFVMRASQPCTLGERRYLENYIKGRGLSVFFLINAWDQVKESLIDPDDEEELKSAEDRLRQVFRANLSEYCYVDGHDIYDERVFEISSIQALRRRLKNPQASLEGTGFPEFMGSLNTFLTRERAIAELRQVRTLARQACDRTREAIERRIPLLDQDVNQLRTRINSVEPEFQKLTNIRDRFQQEIRNTSDTKSKAVADSFRDYVLGLGNTFETDFLRYQPELNLFDFLSSGKREAFNIALQKAFEQYITDKSAAWTLTAEKDISTAFVQLSRSAAQYGASYNQVTDRITEQLTGEKVNVNTNSRAEEDNSPGWAKWAMGLLSLSRGNLAGVAMAGAGFDWKNILLNYFTVIGIGGIITAVTGVFLGPIGFALLGLGVGFLQADQARKELVKTAKKELVKHLPQVAQEQWHTVHKAVKECFDSYEKEVSTRINDDISARKSELDNLLKQKETREIDRETELKRLKKLEEDIFTQLQTVESAYNNLLAYYS, encoded by the coding sequence ATGGTAACTCAAGCAGGAACTGATAGATTTCTCAATGACTTAGAGCGTGTTGTACAAGTTCGCTCTGAGGTGGCTGTTGCTTTAAATAAAATAGCTGACACCATTGATAAAGCGGAAGTTGCTGGAGACACAACATCCGGAAAACTGAGTTTAGAACGCGATATTGAAGATATTAAAGTCGCTAGTAAAAACCTCCGTACTGGTGTCTTTCGCCTACTCGTTCTCGGAGATATGAAACGGGGTAAAAGTACTTTGCTGAATGCCTTACTTGGTGAGAATTTGTTACCAAGTGATGTGAATCCCTGTACAGCAGTTTTAACAGTTTTACGCTACGGCTCGGAAAAAAAAGTCACTGTCCACTATAATGATGGCAAAAGCCCGCAGCAATTGGATTTTCAAAATTTTAAGTTTAAATATACTATCGACCCGCAAGAAGCAAAAAAACTAGAGCAAGAGAAAAAACAAGCTTTTCCAGATGTTGATTATGCAGTGGTTGAGTACCCTTTACCTCTATTATCCAAGGGGATTGAAATTGTTGACAGCCCAGGATTAAATGATACAGAAGCAAGAAACGAATTATCGTTGGGTTACGTTAATAACTGTCATGCTATCTTGTTTGTTATGAGAGCATCGCAACCTTGCACGCTTGGGGAACGGCGCTATCTGGAAAATTATATTAAAGGTCGGGGACTGTCCGTTTTCTTTCTGATTAATGCTTGGGATCAAGTGAAGGAATCTTTGATTGACCCTGACGACGAAGAGGAATTAAAATCGGCTGAGGATAGATTGAGACAAGTTTTCCGAGCTAATTTATCGGAATACTGTTACGTAGATGGTCACGATATCTATGATGAACGAGTGTTTGAAATCTCTTCTATTCAAGCACTGCGCCGCAGATTGAAAAATCCTCAGGCTTCTTTGGAGGGAACTGGTTTTCCTGAATTTATGGGTTCGCTGAACACTTTTCTGACTCGCGAAAGAGCGATCGCAGAACTGCGCCAAGTCAGAACATTAGCAAGACAAGCATGCGATCGCACTCGTGAAGCCATTGAAAGAAGAATCCCATTACTTGACCAAGATGTCAACCAATTGCGAACAAGAATTAACTCTGTAGAACCAGAATTCCAAAAACTCACAAATATCCGAGATCGATTTCAGCAAGAAATCAGAAACACCAGTGACACAAAATCTAAAGCTGTTGCAGATTCTTTCCGCGACTATGTTTTGGGCTTGGGAAATACCTTTGAAACAGATTTCCTCCGCTATCAGCCAGAATTAAATCTGTTTGATTTTCTCAGCAGTGGGAAGCGAGAAGCCTTTAATATCGCACTGCAAAAAGCTTTTGAACAATACATCACCGATAAATCTGCTGCTTGGACTTTAACCGCTGAAAAAGACATCAGTACAGCCTTTGTCCAACTGTCGAGAAGTGCAGCACAGTATGGTGCATCTTATAATCAAGTCACAGACAGAATCACAGAACAATTGACTGGAGAAAAAGTCAACGTTAACACGAACAGCAGAGCTGAAGAAGATAACTCTCCTGGTTGGGCGAAGTGGGCGATGGGATTGTTATCCCTCTCTCGCGGTAACCTAGCGGGTGTTGCGATGGCTGGTGCTGGTTTTGACTGGAAAAATATTCTGTTAAACTACTTCACTGTCATTGGGATTGGTGGGATAATTACAGCAGTGACAGGTGTTTTCCTCGGACCGATTGGATTTGCTTTGCTAGGCTTGGGTGTTGGCTTTTTACAAGCAGATCAAGCACGTAAAGAGTTAGTGAAAACAGCAAAGAAAGAGTTAGTGAAGCATTTGCCACAAGTCGCCCAAGAGCAATGGCATACTGTTCATAAGGCGGTAAAGGAGTGCTTTGATTCTTATGAAAAAGAAGTCAGCACGCGCATTAATGATGATATCTCCGCCCGGAAATCGGAGTTGGATAATTTGCTCAAGCAAAAGGAAACTCGTGAAATTGATCGCGAAACTGAATTGAAGCGGTTGAAAAAGTTGGAAGAAGACATCTTTACTCAATTGCAGACAGTTGAGTCAGCTTACAACAATTTACTAGCTTACTACAGTTAG
- a CDS encoding DUF3040 domain-containing protein has translation MKSPDDKYKDLERVERQLREKETELRLRELENQINADNAKVYQTVKHQPETSEKLWQKKAILGAKLFALGVIAIVAVKVASALAGVVIIGLLGFVAYKLFFDPTSKNIFRKK, from the coding sequence GTGAAATCTCCAGATGATAAGTATAAAGACTTAGAACGAGTTGAGCGTCAACTTCGGGAAAAAGAGACTGAACTGAGACTGCGTGAGTTAGAAAATCAAATCAATGCTGACAATGCCAAGGTTTATCAAACCGTAAAGCATCAGCCTGAAACATCTGAAAAACTGTGGCAAAAAAAAGCTATTCTAGGAGCGAAATTATTTGCTCTTGGAGTTATAGCAATTGTTGCTGTTAAAGTAGCATCAGCTTTAGCAGGCGTTGTCATCATTGGATTGCTAGGGTTTGTTGCTTATAAACTCTTTTTTGACCCAACAAGTAAAAATATTTTTAGGAAAAAATAA
- the cas6 gene encoding CRISPR-associated endoribonuclease Cas6 yields the protein MPPRSQKKPSKPQSRLKWSPNTELIGLVFELVPQKDFYLYAQYTIGLHAWFLDQVRSTDPELSAYLHDGESEKPFTISALDGELTSSGRQIQLLANTSYHWYVTALSSRVQKWMAQWVKKLPSTVDLRDAPLTIASCQISHPPTTYAELLDSEHSGIISLKFLSPTSFRRKGHHLPLPVPVNVFHSYLRRWNDFSGISVDQDAFLTWVDDNVLINRCQVTTVKVLAGKKGAVTGFTGSIELSLTKEAAQQPEFQQLFYALGKLAIYCGTGHKTTFGLGQTRLGWSSEVLQDIPDVQSVLAKRIEDLVEIFRAQRKRTGGERADEIASKWATILARREMGESLQVVAQDLDMPYETVKTYAKLARRALKEQ from the coding sequence ATGCCTCCACGCTCTCAAAAAAAGCCAAGCAAACCTCAGTCTCGCCTAAAATGGTCGCCAAACACAGAATTAATAGGCTTGGTGTTTGAGTTAGTCCCCCAGAAAGATTTTTATCTTTACGCCCAATACACTATCGGACTTCATGCTTGGTTTCTCGATCAAGTACGTTCCACAGATCCAGAACTTTCAGCTTACCTCCACGATGGAGAATCCGAAAAACCCTTTACTATTTCAGCATTAGATGGAGAGCTAACAAGTAGCGGTAGACAAATACAACTACTTGCAAACACTTCTTATCATTGGTACGTCACCGCTTTATCCAGTCGAGTGCAAAAGTGGATGGCGCAGTGGGTAAAAAAGTTACCTTCTACAGTAGATTTGCGGGACGCCCCCTTGACTATAGCTTCCTGTCAAATTTCACATCCTCCTACAACCTATGCTGAACTGTTAGATTCTGAACACAGTGGAATAATCTCTTTAAAATTTCTTAGCCCTACGAGTTTCCGTCGCAAAGGTCATCATCTACCTTTACCCGTTCCAGTGAACGTCTTTCACAGCTACCTAAGGCGTTGGAATGACTTTTCCGGTATATCTGTTGACCAAGATGCTTTTCTGACTTGGGTCGATGATAATGTCTTGATTAATCGTTGTCAGGTGACAACTGTAAAGGTATTAGCAGGTAAAAAAGGTGCAGTTACAGGATTTACAGGGTCAATTGAGTTGAGTTTGACTAAGGAAGCAGCACAACAACCAGAGTTTCAGCAGTTATTTTATGCTTTGGGGAAACTCGCAATTTATTGTGGAACCGGTCATAAAACCACTTTTGGTTTGGGACAAACACGTTTGGGTTGGTCATCTGAAGTTCTCCAAGATATACCTGATGTGCAAAGCGTGTTAGCAAAACGAATTGAGGATTTAGTAGAAATTTTTAGGGCGCAACGCAAGCGAACTGGAGGAGAACGTGCAGATGAAATAGCCTCGAAATGGGCAACTATTTTGGCAAGACGGGAAATGGGAGAGTCTTTGCAGGTCGTGGCGCAAGATTTGGATATGCCTTATGAGACTGTAAAGACTTATGCGAAATTGGCACGTCGAGCTTTAAAAGAGCAATAG
- a CDS encoding AAA family ATPase, which yields MIHLLRLINFKAFENQSLKFRPLTLFSGLNSTGKSSVLQSLLLLRQSYQQSLLPDIGLALNGDLVCIGTAQDALFEGAGKEDPIGFDIVWENGIEGIWRFRYDREVDVLNIASQMLTQEVYELSLFSNKFHYLQAERIGPRPFNEMSDYQVRRLGQIGTKGEYTAHFLSIYRDKDIPNKELSHPKAKSWNLINQVEAWIGEVSPGTRIKITPKPDVDLMSFQYSYGDSNPYRATNVGFGISYTLPIILTVLSSYAGTLIIIENPEAHLHPRGQAKMGELLAIAASCGVQVVIETHSDHVLNGIRLAVHGGKLAPEDVQLHYFQRKEKEGLAFSEVVSPKIDRNGRIDQWPDGFFDEWEKSLDALLEPAGE from the coding sequence ATGATTCATTTACTACGCTTAATTAATTTCAAAGCTTTTGAAAATCAATCCCTTAAATTCAGACCACTCACTCTATTTTCTGGTCTCAATAGTACTGGGAAATCATCAGTGTTACAATCATTACTACTCTTGCGTCAATCATATCAACAAAGTTTATTGCCTGACATAGGTTTAGCATTAAATGGGGATCTAGTTTGTATTGGTACAGCTCAAGATGCTCTTTTTGAGGGTGCAGGTAAAGAAGATCCTATTGGCTTTGATATTGTTTGGGAAAATGGTATAGAAGGAATATGGCGTTTTAGATATGACAGAGAGGTTGACGTATTGAATATTGCATCACAGATGCTTACTCAAGAAGTTTATGAATTAAGCCTTTTCAGCAACAAATTTCATTATCTTCAAGCAGAGCGTATTGGACCGAGACCCTTTAATGAAATGTCAGATTATCAAGTAAGACGACTTGGGCAAATTGGGACTAAAGGTGAATACACTGCACACTTTCTTTCAATTTATAGAGATAAAGATATTCCTAATAAAGAACTGAGCCATCCAAAGGCAAAGTCTTGGAATTTAATTAATCAAGTTGAAGCATGGATAGGGGAAGTGAGTCCTGGTACACGCATCAAAATTACTCCAAAACCAGATGTTGATTTGATGAGTTTTCAATACTCTTATGGAGATAGTAACCCTTATCGTGCCACAAATGTTGGTTTTGGAATTAGTTACACTCTGCCGATTATTTTAACAGTACTGTCATCGTATGCAGGAACGCTAATTATAATTGAAAATCCCGAAGCTCATCTGCATCCAAGAGGACAAGCAAAAATGGGCGAGTTGCTAGCGATCGCAGCTAGTTGCGGCGTTCAGGTTGTGATAGAAACTCATAGCGACCATGTTTTAAATGGAATTCGTCTTGCTGTTCATGGCGGTAAGCTTGCTCCTGAAGACGTTCAGTTGCATTACTTTCAACGCAAGGAAAAAGAAGGATTGGCTTTTTCTGAAGTTGTTTCACCAAAAATTGATAGAAATGGAAGAATAGACCAATGGCCAGATGGCTTCTTTGATGAGTGGGAAAAAAGTTTAGACGCTTTGCTTGAACCAGCAGGAGAGTAG
- a CDS encoding DUF262 domain-containing protein encodes MKNENYNAEFIDEDMVDEENNEEEFLDDKDTTLRYDPEKINIVTKEPTIEQLLRRIDEEALDLAPDFQRQANIWKEDVKSRLIESILIRIPLPAFYMDATNEDKWLVVDGLQRLSALKQFVSDKNLKLTGLEYLKELEDKTYDQLERRYQRRIEETQVTVYLIEKGTPIEVKYNIFKRINTGGVPLSSQELRHALNPGKANKFLIRLTETQEFQRVIPLSDAKRKRMDDREFVLGFLAFTLTSYKDYKEETRDSFLSKALSKANYLSDEELENIEKEFKKVMLVALEIFGTDAFRKVSNKNKKKYPVNKSLFESWSVNLSQLNNEQIETLKKRKKKLLNSFTFYVDNDKDFLTSISQATSKIEYRFITIEKIIQEVLV; translated from the coding sequence ATGAAAAATGAGAATTATAATGCTGAATTCATTGATGAAGATATGGTAGATGAAGAAAATAATGAAGAAGAATTTCTAGATGATAAAGATACTACTTTACGGTACGATCCTGAAAAAATTAATATTGTTACCAAAGAACCAACTATTGAACAGTTATTAAGACGAATTGATGAGGAAGCACTTGATTTAGCACCTGATTTTCAACGTCAAGCCAACATATGGAAGGAGGATGTTAAAAGCAGACTTATTGAATCTATCCTCATTCGCATTCCCCTACCCGCCTTTTATATGGATGCTACTAATGAAGATAAATGGTTGGTTGTAGATGGCTTGCAACGGCTATCTGCTCTGAAACAGTTTGTGAGTGATAAAAATCTAAAGCTAACAGGTCTGGAGTATCTCAAGGAGTTAGAGGATAAAACATACGATCAATTAGAGCGTCGATATCAACGGCGAATTGAAGAAACTCAAGTAACAGTTTATCTGATTGAAAAAGGCACTCCTATTGAAGTAAAATATAATATTTTTAAAAGAATTAATACAGGAGGTGTACCACTTTCTTCTCAAGAACTGCGTCATGCTTTAAACCCTGGTAAGGCAAACAAGTTTTTGATTAGACTTACGGAAACTCAAGAGTTTCAGCGAGTAATTCCTTTGAGTGATGCAAAAAGAAAACGTATGGATGATCGGGAATTTGTACTAGGTTTCTTAGCTTTTACTCTGACTTCTTATAAAGATTATAAAGAGGAAACTAGAGATTCTTTTTTAAGTAAAGCCTTGTCTAAAGCGAATTATTTATCAGATGAAGAATTAGAAAATATTGAAAAAGAATTTAAAAAAGTAATGCTTGTAGCTTTGGAAATTTTTGGAACGGATGCTTTCCGAAAAGTTTCCAATAAAAATAAGAAAAAATATCCAGTCAATAAATCCTTATTTGAGTCCTGGTCAGTAAATTTGAGCCAACTGAATAATGAACAAATTGAAACCTTGAAAAAACGGAAGAAAAAATTACTCAATAGTTTTACTTTTTATGTAGACAATGATAAAGATTTTTTAACGTCTATTTCTCAAGCTACAAGTAAAATAGAATATAGGTTTATTACTATTGAAAAAATTATTCAGGAAGTACTTGTATGA